One region of Gilliamella sp. ESL0405 genomic DNA includes:
- the adhP gene encoding alcohol dehydrogenase AdhP: MKAAVIRQECDGQVEIKDIPVRPLEAGEALVEVEYCGLCHTDIHVASGDFGKKPGRVIGHEGVGIVTKIAPDVKSLKVGDRVSIAWFHAGCGTCEYCISGNETFCRSALNSGYSVDGGMAEQCIVKADYAVKVPDNLDPAQATSVTCAGVTTYKGIKVADTKPGQWLAVFGIGGLGTLAIEYGKNVFNNKVVAISNSDSQLELCKKLGADLVVNPKKVPDVGAYIKEHTGGGVHGAVVTSVTKTAFNQAIESVRPLGRVVALGLPSETMDLSIPKTVLDGIQVLGSLVGTREDLAEAFRFSAEGKVVPIVEKRPLEDINEMIEEMKAGKIRGRMVIDMKMKKQK; encoded by the coding sequence ATGAAAGCAGCTGTAATTAGACAAGAGTGCGATGGTCAAGTTGAGATTAAAGATATTCCGGTTCGTCCTTTAGAAGCGGGTGAAGCTTTAGTTGAGGTTGAATATTGTGGTCTTTGTCATACAGACATCCATGTCGCATCCGGCGATTTTGGTAAAAAACCTGGTCGGGTGATTGGTCATGAAGGTGTAGGGATTGTGACCAAAATAGCGCCAGATGTAAAAAGCTTAAAAGTCGGAGATCGGGTCAGTATCGCTTGGTTCCATGCCGGCTGTGGGACTTGCGAGTATTGTATATCAGGTAATGAAACATTTTGTCGTAGCGCCTTAAATTCAGGATACAGCGTTGACGGTGGAATGGCAGAGCAGTGCATTGTGAAAGCGGATTATGCTGTGAAAGTCCCGGACAATTTAGATCCGGCGCAAGCAACCAGCGTCACTTGTGCTGGTGTGACAACTTATAAAGGCATTAAAGTGGCGGACACCAAACCGGGCCAATGGCTTGCCGTTTTTGGTATTGGTGGGCTTGGTACGCTGGCTATTGAGTATGGTAAGAATGTTTTCAATAATAAAGTTGTTGCGATCAGTAATAGTGACAGTCAATTAGAGCTGTGCAAAAAGCTGGGCGCTGATTTAGTTGTCAATCCGAAAAAAGTACCGGATGTGGGTGCTTATATTAAAGAGCATACTGGCGGTGGCGTACATGGTGCCGTTGTAACATCAGTTACTAAAACTGCATTCAATCAGGCAATTGAGTCTGTGCGTCCGTTAGGGCGTGTGGTGGCGTTAGGCTTGCCTTCAGAAACCATGGACTTAAGTATCCCGAAAACGGTGTTAGACGGTATTCAAGTTTTAGGTTCACTGGTGGGTACACGTGAAGATCTGGCTGAAGCATTCCGATTTAGCGCCGAAGGAAAAGTGGTGCCTATTGTTGAAAAACGCCCATTAGAAGATATCAACGAAATGATTGAAGAGATGAAAGCCGGTAAAATCCGGGGTCGTATGGTTATTGATATGAAGATGAAAAAGCAAAAATAG